In the Glycine max cultivar Williams 82 chromosome 6, Glycine_max_v4.0, whole genome shotgun sequence genome, tatgaataacACACATGAAATTGGGGATAAATGAAATTGACACAAGAACAAAATAtgtgaaaatgataaaaattataacaccTACTTCAAGAGAGCATTGAGGTGGTAGTTGGATAgtggataataaaaaaaatatgtgtgtACTTTTACACAAAGAAAGATATcccatcaaaataaatattccaTACTCCTTCcatcataattaaatattagtaaaaaattattgtttacccaaatataaaacatatctgatattaatcattttttttattactttagcTATGTTTGATGAAAAGTTAATTAGaagctcaaaattaaaaaattaacttattaaattaaaagtatttgatagaattaattattgaaataattgaaaaatataaaattataaaaaaatgatatcgtgatttattttaaaaaaaggataacaagaaaaaaaatatatcaaagataaaagtgtaagaaaatataaaaaaacctaaagtaatgtttcaaaaaatactagaaattattaaaaaattgtttatcaaataatgaatgaaatgaattttttatctagtaaaaaaattaaaaattaactaaaatacatTATTTGAACATAGCCTTTTTAACAAATGTGGAACGATTTCCATCCTTCCTGTATAGgcaggattaaaaaaattacttatgaaACTAACACCCCCTAAATTGAATAATCATTTCTCAAATTTTACTCCAGCTGCTGTGCTAGCCGGAGTCAACAAGATCATTACGTAGATCACAACTCATTATACCGAAGGCAAGGAAATTCAGTCAGCACTAGAGTATAGACTTGTGTGTAAATTCCCAAATATTCTCACGAAAATAGAGGCCATTCTACGTTAATTGGAGACGTTTAATTCATTACTTGATCTTCCTATTACTTTGCCAAAGCCAATAATCTTTACCCAAAAAAGCTAGGAATTAAGCACAACTTTGGTAAGAAGTAAGATACATATCCATCTAACATGATTGCCAATAGCTTTGCCCGCGCGTGATGTAATAATCCATTTCGCTactttaaacaaaaatagaaatatcatTTTACATGCTTCATACAGTCTATTTTACAAATTGAAAAGAtacaaaaggaagaaaagataagaagagaaagagaaaaagtgtGAGATAAGATAAATGAATTGATAAAGaagattacaaaataaatttattgtaaaaatattattataactcAAAACAAACATGCACTTTCATTATCATTGCAGTTCACTGTTCGCCACTATGCTATCCTTTATTGTCACAAGCATACAAATCCAACCATTTCCCACCTGATCACACATGGGTTTACAAACTTCTagggaaaaatttaaaatatcaaattaaaataacacgCCCAGTGACTTTGTTTTTTACAGAGGGgcaaatctctctctctctctctttctctgtgCGCGTGTTCCTTGTATCATCTACCATGTtcgctaaagaaaaaaaaaacgattaaGAATTGAAAATTGGAAGATACAGTGTACTGTAATACATACAAAAACAACACCCTTGAGATTGATTTGTATTTACTACTTACCTAAACCcagcaacaaaataaaatattgaaatctaCTCTTGCTGTTGTTGATGACTCCGACCCATCATAAGATTCATAACCCCCTCCAATCCAACAAGTTTGATAAATGATTGTAAAGTCAAAGGAACCCCCACGTTGCTTGTCATCAGAGAAGATGTTCAATTTTAGCATATTAAAGAAAGAATCTCTTGAAACGAAGCTTTTTAACTCATAATTGCAATGGAAGAAggactattattattattattattatcaaccaTCTGATTCTGATACCCACTTTGATCCTGATTCTGATCCTGATCTCTCTCAGCATCTTCAGATGATGACTGAGTCTGAGTCTGCATCTCTTGCTGCTGTTCCTGACTTTGACTTTCCATGATATGCATTAACAGCTCCTCAGGCTTCAACTCGTTCCCATGATCCACCACCTTCTTAGGCTTCTTACTGTACAAAGCCTCAAGGTGGTGATAATAAGGACACGTCTTGGAATCCTGAGGTTTCCTCTTGTTCTTCTCCTTTATCCTCTTGAAGTACTTGTTTATGTTCTCCCATTTCTCTTTACACCTCTTTGCACTTCGATCATAACCAATGCTCTTCATAGCCAAAGATATCTCCTCCCAAAGAGGCCCTTTAGACccattattactattattattattccctTGTGCCTGCACATCAAACTCAGTCCTTAACCTTATCAAAGCCTCCACTTCATCCTTCGGCCACCGCGAACTACTCATGTGCACAAAATTCCCAACACTAACACCATTATTTCCACATTCTTGTTTATCCATATCAGTGACAACCGTGACATCACCACCTCTATTAGCATTAGCACcattttgatgcttgtttttctGTTTGTCGTTCTGAACCTGAATTTTCTCGAGCAACTGCACCGTGCCTTCTGCTTCTGCGAACTTTTTAAGAAAAGCAAGAACAGCTTCATCTTTGGCGGCAGCAATTGATCTTTCATGAGCGAGAAGCTCGCGTTCTTTCTTGATCCTCTCGAGCTCCTCCTTCTTCCACGCTTCCTCCCTCGCCATTCGATCTTTTTCACACTTATCCAACACTTCCATGAACTTTCTCTGCAGCGTCTCTTGCTTCTCTATCACTTCCCTCATCAGCCCCTCCAGAAACCGCGTCAGCTTTCTCTTCATCTTCCCCGAAGACGACGTCGTCGAACTCGAATGCTCGTGCGCCGCCGCAGCTATAACGGAACACGGAACCGCGTTGAGgataacatcatcatcatcaacgttgttgttgttgtcggtTGTTGTTGTCGGAGGAGGAAGTGAGTGGTTTCCGTCTAAGGCTTCCAACTGCTCGAAAAATCGATAAGTTTTTGCACCGTTTGATTTTCCAAAACGACCTTCTTTGGTTCTCCTATGGTACTTGTAAACGTTCTCGAATTTCTCCTTGCACTTCTTAGCACTTCTATTATATCCTAGCTCTGCTAACTTcctgaatttataattaattcattcagtTCAATCACTACTATATTATTACACCAAAAAATGAAAGACTATATATATACAATACATTTATGAATTAAGTGTAACATTAGTATTACTAATTAAGGAATGATAGAAGGGGTTTCAGTTGAAAAGAGgggaaaacaaaagaaggaaACTGACCTTGAGACTTGTTCCCAGAGAGGGGCTTTGGGGTTTGCGTCTTTGAAAGCAACGTCCATTTCAGACCTTATCTTGAGCAAAGCCATTGTCTCCTCTCTCGGCCACCGGTTCGCGGCGGAATTCCGGTCACCGTCTTCGCTGTGCTCCGCTTTCGACCCGTCGGATACCGCCGCGGAACCGCCGTCCGCGTTCTCCGTCGCGGTTTCCGGTAAAGTTGAGATTTCCAGCATCGGTTACAACGAAATTACAGCCACGAAACTCTCAAAGGGTAAGgtcaaaagagagaaaaaaaaaaaagaaaaaaaaacagcctCGGGTGAAATTTGggggaaaaaaggaaaagggtaatttcaatttcaataactGGAGTTGTGTGTTTTGGTATGAGGAGAGTTGGTATTGTTTGTGCTATTtcagtttgaaatttgaagggCTACTACTACTTCTACCATACCATTATTTACAAGTTTAAAACAAGGGGGAGAGAGAGAgcatcttgaaatttgaaaggtgaataataataataagggggggattataatatatattttaaacttgatttaaaaaaaattgagatttaaaaaagaagtgaaaTGGAGGAGAGGGAGAAGATCAGATAGATTCCATCCAGCTAGGCCTATCAACAGGGCGTGGTGCCATTGGGTGATGGGTCATTACAATATTTTCCCACTCAATGCCATGTTTGTTTGACCTTTGGCAATTTGCACGCAGGGAGCCAACTTAAAATTTGACAGCTACGGTCAATATTTGTGGGCTTTCTTTATCCTTCTTGCTGGGTGTGAAAGGGGTAAAATGGGGAAAGTGGACACTTGGGGCCGAAGCAAAAGTCagtttctttcttatttttttattattgtgtgGTAATGGAGTTGGGTTCGTAAGGGGAAGGCCCACAGAGCCCACATTCTTGTTCTGTACGTTTCTGCCTCACCGCTGGCTTTGCCCCACGCCACACACAAATCACAATTACGTGTGCCATAAACTCGCGAGCGACGACCGCATTTTTTCTTGTcggtgaaaaacaaaaatatccaTCCCgccccctttcttttctttttttctacgAGACTATCTCTCAGTCAAAAggaaataattaatcttttaacgtcttaaattttatttttgagtgaatctctttcaataaatattatttcatatgacaggagtcaaaaataaactcattatcatttgcttaaaaaataatgttatctaCACGCATCACTCTTTCAATTTGTTGGATAGGATAatataattgacaaaaaaataataaataataatcctctcaagtttcaatttcaaatccctTGTTGTGAAATTATCTGAGTTTATGTGAGAGTGATTATATAAAAGTTTGAGTTCGTTAAATAACGAATTAGGAACCGATACAGTAATGGGAATGGTCCAATGGACaactaattatgtttatttatagCTATTAGCTAAAGCGGCGACACCCAGTCTAATCAAACCTgatgttttgcattttttttctattttaattatcttctttttcttttttactactACAACATTGAATACTGACATTGatagagatataaaaaaaattaaaaggagtcAAAACAAACCTAGAATGAGTGATTAGGAGTTGAAATCGAATAAATTACTGTGGAAATGAAgcttttggttttgttattgCCATAAGGTCAGGAATTTACTACCAAGTTGAGATACTTGAGATGCGATTTGGAAACTGGGACTATCCTTATCAGTGACTATCATTGAAATTTGAGAATTGAGATAGTCTAACTTATCGGTGTGgtgttcttttttttaacttaaccCGTTCTTATTTGGTTGGTTGAGTAACTTTGGgatttcattttgaaaatgcTATCCATGATTACAGTAGAAAACGACAGCATTCTTCCCTAATTTGAGTTACGTAAACCGTTTCAACACTCCTCACGCGACCTCGCCATTTTCTTAATCTCTTTTTCCCATTTTATCTTTATCACCTCTTTTTTCATCCCCCTCTCTTTACAAGCATTTAGCTGGACATGAGACCCATGAACAACAAAACAATGTACCAATAAGCTATCCGATAAGAGaatatattaactaaaattttaatcatgATACTTACACATACATGATCTCATGTTTATACGTATTTCTGATCTTTGAATTCTAATTTAAGTAGTTAAATTTTTTgcatacaataattttattttattttttatttttaaaaactaaataaaacaaatttattggATATGCATTCTTTATTTGACTAGTAATaataaacttaaatatgtttttgttcttcaaaggctacttttgtttttttgttttgttccccgtatttaaattattatttttagttctttaatttttaaaaaatctcttTTTAGTTCTTCTTATCAATTTTTTACGGTTTAGACATATAGTTTGAGATGATTATTtatcacaaaagaaaaaaatatattttttaaaattgaaggactaaaaaataaatttaaaattagaggactaaaataaaaacttacctaaagagactaaaaatatacttaaacTTAATATAACTAAAACTATTTAGGAATAACAATacgaagaaataaaagaaagtggGTGAGATATATGCActacaaagaaaaatacaaattaatgaCGAACACTTAGGAATAGTTTTGAGACTAACACAATATAGCATCAACTGACACTACGTAGGCATTAATTGATTTTCattgatgttttattttataattttttacttgtgTCAGTCATACTCCacattaaatgataattttgaagaaatatGTTATTATAAGTGTCAACTAGGCTAACATTAATATtactttttgaagaaaaaaaaaactgactaGTTGGggacaataatttttattttatgtccgAAAACGAAATCCCAAATTTCTTCCATGTCCTTCCCTTTTTTCACCCTTCTTTCAATATCTCAAACCCCGCCACCTTTAAACCCTAACATCGAGTAGAGTTATGCGACAAGCTTGCTGGAGCAATGGTTGAAAATAGAGAGCAACAACCTGATCATTTAGGAAGTTTAAAAGTGTATATTGACGCCTTGAGTAAAATGATTAGGATGTGTCTTGATGGAAGATAGGAATGTAGTAATTTGTGCTTCTAGACAACCAATACCACAAAAAGAAAGTTATCCTATCCATGACTTTGAGCTAGCAGTTGCGGACATTCACCTTAAGTTGTGGAGATATCATTTATATGGTGTTAAGTTTGAAGTTTATAGTGACCATAAGAGCCTAAAATACCTTCTTGATAAGAGAAAACTTAACATAAGATAGAGGATGGGATCGAGTTCCTGAAAAACTATAACTTTAAGTTGAAGTACTATCCAAGCAAAAAGTGCTTGTAGTGGCAAATGGCTTGAGTAGAAAATCTCTATGTGTCTTCCATGATGTTGGATGAGATACAACTTACAAAGGATTTTATGAATCTCATTCTAGATATATCCTTGCATGACCATGGTATAGAATTGCATAAAA is a window encoding:
- the LOC100805632 gene encoding trihelix transcription factor DF1, whose product is MLEISTLPETATENADGGSAAVSDGSKAEHSEDGDRNSAANRWPREETMALLKIRSEMDVAFKDANPKAPLWEQVSRKLAELGYNRSAKKCKEKFENVYKYHRRTKEGRFGKSNGAKTYRFFEQLEALDGNHSLPPPTTTTDNNNNVDDDDVILNAVPCSVIAAAAHEHSSSTTSSSGKMKRKLTRFLEGLMREVIEKQETLQRKFMEVLDKCEKDRMAREEAWKKEELERIKKERELLAHERSIAAAKDEAVLAFLKKFAEAEGTVQLLEKIQVQNDKQKNKHQNGANANRGGDVTVVTDMDKQECGNNGVSVGNFVHMSSSRWPKDEVEALIRLRTEFDVQAQGNNNNSNNGSKGPLWEEISLAMKSIGYDRSAKRCKEKWENINKYFKRIKEKNKRKPQDSKTCPYYHHLEALYSKKPKKVVDHGNELKPEELLMHIMESQSQEQQQEMQTQTQSSSEDAERDQDQNQDQSGYQNQMVDNNNNNNSPSSIAIMS